In Quercus lobata isolate SW786 chromosome 12, ValleyOak3.0 Primary Assembly, whole genome shotgun sequence, a genomic segment contains:
- the LOC115970833 gene encoding phosphatidylinositol-glycan biosynthesis class X protein, with amino-acid sequence METWRHVQLCIYLLVGISLLFFFGTGSCMHSSSISSEAQRGNPDFDSNNSNIRSFCSFKNFIMESYYEKYGSLLDSDFQDFIAQVLPLGMCGKLPDNLNLLPRLSVLQHNLIGEGSHRHLSSSIRVSMDPKSITDLSTHSCEVIIIERLPSGVFADPFELQHLLQHGVFNDVSVFGDTNLEFPSFLSNRSVVEIHMDVGHKNELDINIELPLHARYPPLDKSGYSRVKFGPPDLFVCCSIEGTSHNQSCLFSSTSIGSELESGEIVWRIPSGIKTHARIVSVVTFISALLSTLLIVLTCIFYSDAKPRKNQKQS; translated from the exons ATGGAAACTTGGCGGCATGTTCAGTTATGCATTTATCTGTTAGTTGGAATTTCTTTGCTGTTCTTTTTTGGCACTGGCTCCTGCATGCATAGTTCTTCGATATCAAGTGAG GCACAAAGGGGTAATCCAGATTTTGATTCCAACAACTCAAATATCAGATCTTTTTGCAGTTTCAAGAACTTTATAATGGAATCTTATTATGAAAAGTATGGGAGCTTGCTTGATTCAGATTTCCAAGATTTCATAGCACAAGTACTTCCGTTGGGCATGTGTGGGAAGCTGCCAGATAATTTGAACCTTTTGCCAAGATTATCAGTTCTACAGCACAATCTGATTGGTGAAGGTTCTCATCGTCATCTGTCCTCATCCATCAGAGTTAGCATGGATCCAAAATCCATAACTGATCTATCAACTCACTCATGTGAGGTCATAATTATTGAAAGACTGCCCTCAGGTGTTTTTGCTGACCCATTTGAGCTACAACATCTTCTGCAGCATGGTG TGTTTAATGATGTATCTGTTTTTGGAGATACAAATTTGGAATTTCCTTCATTTCTTTCGAATCGATCTGTTGTTGAGATTCACATGGATGTTGGTCACAAGAATGAACTTGACATCAACATAGAGCTTCCTCTACATGCACGGTATCCG cCTCTAGATAAAAGTGGTTATTCAAGAGTCAAATTTGGTCCACCTGATTTGTTTGTGTGCTGTAGCATAGAGGGAACGTCACATAATCAGAGCTGTTTATTTAGTTCAACTAGTATTGGATCTGAACTGGAAAGTGGGGAGATTGTGTGGAGAATACCTTCCGGGATAAAGACTCATGCTAGAATTGTATCCGTTGTTACTTTTATTTCAGCCTTATTGTCAACTCTGTTAATTGTTTTGACATGTATATTTTATTCAGATGCCAAACCTCGCAAAAATCAGAAGCAATCTTAA
- the LOC115970834 gene encoding protein SAMBA translates to MNSSTSSSSSSPAHSSISTTAIVGGLSLGLGSSSNNAASLSTEDLLHNPSDSISSQERKEEAMLVLKSDLMAALDKEVKSLDEDNWKFEGPRSRIHLISRRGGFLHKPTEISKSWNLAPPK, encoded by the exons atgaatagtTCAACATCgtcatcatcttcttcaccaGCACATTCATCAATATCAACTACTGCAATTGTGGGTGGCTTAAGCTTAGGCTTAGGGAGTAGCAGCAATAATGCCGCTTCTCTATCCACAGAAGATTTACTACACAACCCATCTGATTCAATTTCCTCTCAAGAGCGTAAAGAAGAGGCTATGCTCG TCCTAAAATCTGATCTGATGGCCGCACTTGATAAGGAGGTTAAATCCTTGGATGAAGATAACTGGAAGTTTGAAGGACCTCGCTCCCGTATCCACCTTATTTCAAGGCGAG GTGGTTTTCTTCACAAGCCGACGGAAATATCAAAGAGTTGGAATTTGGCTCCACCAAAATGA
- the LOC115970832 gene encoding mitogen-activated protein kinase kinase 10 produces the protein MTLVRERRHQQALKLSLPPPVPVAEFQHQIHLTALLPAPGPDSPGIDNLSDLEKMAVLGHGTGGTVYKVLHKKTSSIYALKVLRFNQNTISICRQAAREAEILKRVDSQYIIRCHAVFDNGFIDTDNGGGDLCFVMEYMEGGSLHDVLRARQRLPEHVISGVARRVLEGLHYLHSMQIVHRDIKPSNLLVNDKGEVKIADFGVSHIVAGTREACHDSNMGTCAYMSPERFDPERWGGDNANGFAGDVWSLGVVVLECYVGHFPLIGPAQKPDWATLMCAICFGEMPEIPETASPEFRSFIRWCLEKDWRKRGTVGELLGHAFVNRKC, from the coding sequence ATGACAttggtgagagagagaagacaccAACAAGCACTGAAGCTATCCTTGCCACCACCAGTTCCAGTAGCTGAGTTCCAGCACCAGATCCACTTGACTGCATTGTTGCCAGCCCCTGGTCCTGACTCTCCAGGCATTGACAACCTCTCTGACCTAGAGAAAATGGCTGTTCTTGGCCATGGCACTGGTGGCACCGTCTATAAGGTCCTTCACAAGAAAACCTCATCAATTTATGCATTAAAAGTGCTCCGGTTCAATCAAAATACAATCAGCATTTGCCGCCAGGCTGCACGCGAGGCTGAGATCCTCAAAAGAGTTGATTCACAATATATTATAAGGTGTCATGCAGTTTTTGATAATGGTTTCATTGATACAGACAATGGGGGTGGTGATCTTTGCTTTGTTATGGAGTACATGGAAGGAGGCTCACTACATGATGTGTTGCGAGCACGCCAGAGACTACCTGAGCATGTAATCTCTGGCGTGGCTAGGCGTGTCCTAGAAGGACTGCACTATCTGCATTCCATGCAGATAGTGCATAGGGACATAAAACCATCAAACTTACTTGTAAATGATAAGGGAGAGGTGAAGATTGCAGACTTTGGGGTTAGCCATATTGTGGCTGGGACACGTGAGGCATGTCATGACTCCAACATGGGCACATGTGCATACATGAGCCCAGAAAGATTTGATCCAGAGAGATGGGGTGGTGATAATGCAAATGGGTTTGCTGGGGATGTGTGGTCACTTGGGGTGGTGGTGTTGGAATGTTATGTTGGTCATTTTCCATTGATTGGTCCTGCGCAAAAACCAGACTGGGCAACATTAATGTGTGCAATTTGCTTTGGGGAGATGCCGGAGATACCAGAAACAGCCTCACCGGAGTTTCGGAGCTTTATAAGGTGGTGTTTAGAGAAGGattggaggaagagagggaCGGTGGGTGAGCTTCTCGGCCATGCTTTTGTGAATAGAAAATGTTAG